A genomic stretch from Empedobacter stercoris includes:
- a CDS encoding DUF6712 family protein yields MKLLFNNSEELKQYLPYIDSDITFENIILDANAATKNIIKLIGQKLYDNIFEFKEVDEQEELVTAVAYPIAVDAYRNYVINNDVAHTNSGRRMRVSEHEKQAFEWMIDRDNKQLEKRYYKALDNLIEVLDEKNPIIENEIKWKNSEEYKKTFYPLFRTTEEFNEYFEIESRYLLIKLIPGIKKCIQEEIIPRFTSSKWSEYFEALKTNKPVPNKTVLYHVKAACAYYALSWASTRLSATIFPEGILQNFVAENQTSQAKKVPETNQFGVLKVTFEKDYKIELSKIESLLKPKPIKTNECVDYDFGMNENDKIIDI; encoded by the coding sequence ATGAAATTACTATTCAACAATAGCGAGGAATTAAAACAATATCTACCTTATATTGATTCAGATATTACGTTCGAAAATATAATTTTAGATGCCAATGCAGCAACTAAGAATATCATCAAATTAATTGGTCAGAAATTATACGATAACATTTTCGAATTCAAAGAAGTTGATGAACAGGAAGAATTAGTCACAGCAGTTGCCTATCCTATTGCTGTCGATGCTTATCGTAATTATGTTATCAATAATGATGTTGCGCATACCAATTCAGGTCGTAGAATGCGAGTTTCAGAACATGAAAAGCAAGCATTCGAATGGATGATAGATCGTGACAACAAACAATTAGAAAAACGATATTACAAAGCCTTAGATAATTTGATTGAAGTCTTAGACGAAAAGAATCCTATCATTGAAAATGAAATTAAATGGAAAAATTCAGAAGAATATAAAAAAACATTTTATCCATTATTCAGAACTACAGAAGAATTCAACGAATATTTCGAAATTGAATCTCGATACTTACTAATCAAATTAATTCCTGGGATTAAAAAATGCATTCAAGAAGAAATCATTCCAAGATTCACAAGTTCTAAATGGTCCGAATATTTCGAAGCCTTAAAAACGAACAAACCAGTACCAAATAAAACAGTTCTGTATCATGTAAAAGCTGCATGTGCCTATTATGCTTTATCATGGGCTTCTACTCGACTTTCAGCAACTATTTTCCCAGAAGGAATTTTACAAAATTTTGTGGCTGAAAATCAAACTTCACAAGCAAAAAAAGTACCTGAAACCAATCAATTTGGAGTGCTGAAAGTTACTTTTGAAAAAGATTATAAAATAGAACTTTCTAAAATCGAAAGCCTTTTAAAACCAAAACCAATCAAAACAAATGAGTGTGTCGATTACGATTTTGGCATGAATGAAAATGATAAAATAATTGATATTTAA
- a CDS encoding AbiU2 domain-containing protein, translating to MNKKKKKIIPTNYHEKKSVEELSRSLKDKLYIIDELYAFKNSKIFLQNIQAKDFSYNTGDAIQTTNNSLTAYFIINLYKLTSESNIDKNSIKSLIKDFEENIFYSYLIKDPDINFLKERYALIDDGVKKKIKLQRHKLYAHFDEAKERIKLKDIDVSIPWQYLWDILDVISDIVYHCCECFYVELKEKDGRFENRYYNIEKDRKYYEGKNNYFSILCLKSILYDEMESLIKSNDKDIDYANELKKLQDEYSKYLPKLPF from the coding sequence ATGAATAAAAAGAAAAAAAAGATAATACCCACAAATTATCATGAGAAGAAATCTGTAGAAGAACTTAGTAGATCATTAAAAGATAAATTATATATAATAGATGAATTATATGCTTTTAAAAACAGTAAAATATTTTTACAAAATATTCAAGCAAAAGATTTTTCATATAATACCGGCGATGCAATTCAAACAACTAATAATAGCCTAACTGCTTATTTTATCATAAACTTATATAAATTAACTTCAGAATCTAATATTGATAAAAATTCTATAAAATCATTAATTAAGGATTTTGAAGAAAATATTTTTTATAGCTATTTAATAAAAGATCCAGACATTAATTTTTTAAAAGAGAGGTATGCTTTGATTGATGATGGTGTGAAGAAAAAAATAAAATTACAACGACATAAACTTTATGCGCATTTTGATGAAGCAAAGGAAAGAATAAAATTAAAAGATATTGATGTTAGTATTCCATGGCAATATTTATGGGATATTTTAGATGTAATTTCAGATATAGTTTATCATTGTTGTGAATGTTTTTATGTAGAATTAAAAGAAAAAGATGGACGTTTTGAAAATAGATATTATAATATAGAAAAAGATAGAAAATATTATGAAGGTAAAAATAATTATTTTTCAATTTTATGTTTAAAATCTATCTTATATGATGAAATGGAGAGTTTAATTAAGAGTAATGATAAAGATATTGATTATGCGAATGAGTTAAAAAAATTACAAGATGAGTATTCAAAATATCTCCCAAAATTGCCTTTCTAA
- a CDS encoding S49 family peptidase, translated as MKVLFELQNGLWAFDLHSAKYYSKIASQFLEGQFNAKTFGEKPEAISYLANEYGEQITKENNKQNSTYAVVELIGPVTLYDTCYNYGAESIANRLNKYNNDDSVKGIILKTNTPGGAVAAINPFIEFAAKKKKPVVALCDQALSLGEWATDVVADHKMASNNISARFGSIGVVANFYNYAKALELAGIEEHEVYADESDYKNKAILEALNGDYKLIKEEYLNPLAIQFQNAVKASRPNLDQSVEGILNGRTFNADDAKKYGLIDSIGTMQDAIEMIDVLFETKYNN; from the coding sequence ATGAAGGTATTATTCGAATTACAAAACGGCCTTTGGGCATTCGATTTACATAGCGCAAAATATTACTCAAAAATAGCTTCTCAATTTTTAGAAGGACAATTCAATGCTAAAACGTTTGGAGAAAAACCAGAAGCTATTAGCTACTTAGCCAACGAATATGGCGAACAAATTACCAAAGAAAACAACAAGCAAAATTCTACCTATGCGGTTGTTGAATTAATTGGTCCAGTAACGTTATACGATACATGTTACAATTATGGTGCTGAAAGTATCGCAAATCGCCTTAACAAATACAACAACGACGATTCTGTAAAAGGAATAATCCTAAAAACAAATACACCTGGTGGAGCTGTAGCGGCAATCAATCCTTTTATTGAGTTTGCAGCCAAAAAGAAAAAGCCAGTTGTTGCTTTATGCGATCAAGCATTGTCTTTGGGTGAATGGGCAACAGATGTTGTGGCAGATCATAAAATGGCATCAAATAACATTAGTGCACGCTTTGGTTCTATCGGCGTTGTGGCGAATTTCTACAATTATGCAAAAGCATTAGAATTAGCAGGAATCGAAGAACACGAAGTCTATGCAGACGAATCCGATTACAAGAACAAAGCAATTTTAGAAGCATTGAACGGAGATTACAAACTAATCAAAGAAGAATATCTAAATCCGTTGGCAATTCAATTTCAGAACGCTGTAAAAGCTTCTCGACCAAATTTAGATCAGTCAGTAGAAGGAATTCTAAACGGACGAACATTCAACGCAGACGATGCCAAAAAATATGGTTTAATCGATAGCATTGGAACAATGCAAGACGCTATCGAAATGATTGATGTGCTTTTCGAAACAAAATATAATAATTAA
- a CDS encoding phage tail tape measure protein: MANKIHEEDIRLNISVNGNEAQKEIHNLEKRNNELSTSIKSVQSEMKKYRTAKQKESEDYKNLQSQLNKYNKELDVNRNKISQLTSTLKVNEMTTQQLKARAKELQFALSKMLNSTDRNRLKEQLAEVNAQLSKMNALGDQQRLTFSSASGWLQRYQTHILSIAATITGLTYSLQQWIDFSGKISDAEADVMKTTGLTAAEIQKLNKHINTLDTRTSRVELLKLAEEAGRLGKEGIKDIQGFMVVADKLKVALGDDLNETQIRDVGKLVTTYRVATETGKNFEGSMEALGSAINEVSASGANQASFLVDYMNRMAGVASQAKISASDNIGYAATFDEIGQSAEVSSTAMNKVLLDMFHDPTEYAKIAKMSLQDFNKLLNTDSNAAMIKFLEGLNGSEAGLQAMTQKMDELDAGGTRGVAALSALASNLDILKARQLTSNIAIQEATSLTDEFTIKNNNLAAVLDKIKNKVQNWFTSDTLVSWLTTCVTWFAKFIGAVEDTDHKTTAWRNNIILLTKLLLILTVGLVSYNAALKLYAIWTARAQSGTALYNLQLKIQNALAAIAIIRTEGLAIAKMLLTGNIKAAIVQLRLLNATLGLSPIGAVTALVMALATAYVLLKNNTEEANDVMNASVRIQNDIAESTSEQKNRIQNLLSVLKDENASIEQKQRALELLKKITNGYLDTLTLENATTKEGISLIKSYIKHIDDLAKAKAIVAYKAELYTTQLKNNTKITALETEKKNTKDTGSGYGSDGKFFGFDVGRNQKVIQSEIDEAKKSNQQVTNQINVLNSDQEKQIETVRKRLSKSSSLLKKLNKNSKEYKQELAKQKADNDILNSLIGIDDSATTTSPTTDFNLPTDKKAEKEAEKARKKRERDAEKARNDAEKSREKEKAIRDKYFEELKKDTIKNQEEILKIQREYEDLDLASIEDKFERERAILSVEHQRKIDDLRKQLIDEETLKTLDNQKAAATKKGDTELVKSIETMKQTYLIKNEEINNLLTQQQLKYSEELLKIGRDYQLSEIDLLIKSSNDKITEQKRLQTAELATISSVEDAKEILKRSLNDKELKNIKTWQDAKTALDKQYEAETLAAQQKFLEEQLSQLQAISQGSTEKGIDFNLLTPEQQEVISQQVEDLKNKINELIIAKNQLKGEQTDKENPNGDKSEGLQKASGGTTDIFGMNANDWQTLFDNLDEGKLKFEDVANVIGLMVNMYSQYAQMVAASENKSLQKFEENNNKRKDSLQKQLDQGYISQATYNAEVQKLDDAYNKRKAEIEYKQAKREKQMALVSAIMNTAAAVTEALPNWVLAGIVGALGAIQVGMILKQPLPSKGFEDGYINIQREQDGKNFRAKKGGVAKSGLVSKPTHFLAGEQGQFFPEMIISGPQWKGFSPALKTAVLNEVNGIKSPGYEGGTMPDIASMQNPEIIALLSANFELLSDLKTNGIQAHLVNDMRFQQKMSDGNKKYQQFISKTKM, translated from the coding sequence ATGGCAAATAAAATTCATGAAGAAGATATTCGTCTTAATATATCGGTAAATGGAAATGAAGCGCAAAAAGAAATTCACAATTTAGAAAAGCGCAACAATGAATTAAGCACTTCGATAAAAAGTGTTCAGTCTGAAATGAAGAAATATCGTACAGCCAAACAAAAAGAATCCGAAGACTATAAAAATTTACAATCTCAACTTAATAAATACAACAAAGAGCTTGATGTTAATCGAAATAAAATTTCGCAATTAACATCAACTTTAAAGGTCAATGAAATGACAACACAACAGCTTAAAGCACGTGCAAAAGAATTGCAATTCGCTTTAAGTAAAATGTTGAACTCGACAGATCGAAATCGCTTAAAAGAACAATTAGCAGAAGTAAATGCGCAATTGTCTAAAATGAATGCTTTAGGTGATCAACAAAGATTAACATTTAGTTCTGCATCAGGTTGGCTACAACGCTATCAAACGCATATACTTTCTATTGCTGCAACAATTACAGGATTGACTTATTCCTTACAACAATGGATTGATTTTTCTGGAAAAATTTCTGATGCAGAAGCAGATGTAATGAAAACAACTGGTTTAACTGCTGCAGAGATTCAAAAATTAAATAAACATATAAACACCTTAGATACACGAACATCTCGTGTAGAGTTGTTAAAATTAGCCGAAGAAGCTGGACGTCTTGGTAAAGAAGGGATAAAAGACATTCAAGGTTTTATGGTTGTTGCCGATAAATTAAAAGTAGCATTAGGTGATGATTTAAATGAAACACAAATTCGAGATGTTGGTAAATTAGTCACAACCTATCGTGTAGCAACTGAAACGGGTAAGAACTTCGAAGGATCGATGGAAGCATTAGGTTCTGCAATCAATGAAGTTTCTGCATCTGGAGCCAATCAAGCTTCTTTCTTAGTAGATTATATGAATAGAATGGCTGGTGTAGCCAGTCAAGCAAAAATATCTGCCTCAGATAATATCGGCTATGCTGCAACATTTGATGAAATTGGACAATCTGCCGAAGTTTCTTCAACAGCAATGAATAAAGTCTTGTTGGATATGTTTCATGATCCGACAGAATATGCAAAGATTGCTAAAATGTCACTGCAAGATTTCAATAAATTATTGAATACTGATTCTAATGCAGCCATGATTAAATTCTTAGAAGGATTAAATGGTTCAGAAGCTGGATTGCAAGCCATGACACAAAAAATGGACGAATTAGATGCTGGAGGTACGCGTGGAGTTGCTGCATTATCTGCTTTAGCTTCTAATTTGGATATTCTAAAAGCACGTCAATTAACATCTAATATAGCGATACAAGAAGCGACATCTTTAACAGATGAGTTCACTATAAAAAACAACAATCTTGCAGCAGTTTTAGATAAAATAAAAAATAAAGTTCAAAACTGGTTTACTTCTGATACCTTAGTTTCTTGGTTAACAACTTGTGTAACTTGGTTTGCAAAATTTATTGGTGCTGTAGAAGATACAGATCATAAAACCACAGCATGGCGTAATAATATTATTTTACTAACAAAATTATTATTAATTCTTACAGTAGGATTAGTATCATATAACGCTGCACTAAAATTATATGCAATTTGGACAGCAAGGGCACAATCTGGTACTGCATTATATAATTTACAATTAAAAATTCAAAATGCGTTAGCAGCAATCGCAATCATTAGAACGGAAGGTTTGGCAATAGCCAAAATGTTGTTAACAGGTAATATTAAAGCTGCAATTGTCCAATTAAGATTATTAAATGCAACATTAGGTTTATCTCCAATTGGTGCTGTTACAGCTTTAGTAATGGCATTAGCAACAGCTTATGTTTTATTAAAAAATAATACAGAAGAAGCTAATGATGTCATGAACGCTTCTGTAAGAATCCAAAATGATATTGCAGAATCAACATCAGAACAAAAAAATAGAATTCAAAATTTACTTTCAGTTTTAAAAGACGAAAATGCTTCTATAGAACAAAAACAGCGTGCATTAGAATTATTAAAGAAAATTACCAATGGTTATTTAGATACATTAACCTTAGAAAATGCGACGACAAAAGAAGGAATTTCTTTAATAAAAAGTTACATCAAACATATTGATGATTTAGCAAAGGCAAAGGCTATTGTGGCTTATAAAGCTGAGTTATATACTACTCAACTAAAAAACAATACAAAAATCACAGCTTTAGAAACTGAAAAGAAAAATACAAAGGACACTGGTTCTGGTTACGGTTCTGATGGAAAATTCTTTGGATTTGATGTTGGACGAAATCAAAAAGTAATTCAATCAGAAATAGATGAAGCGAAGAAAAGTAATCAACAAGTTACGAATCAAATTAATGTATTGAATTCTGATCAAGAAAAACAAATTGAAACTGTACGAAAAAGGTTATCTAAATCATCAAGTTTATTAAAAAAACTCAATAAAAATTCTAAAGAATATAAACAAGAATTAGCAAAACAAAAAGCAGATAATGATATTCTAAATTCATTAATCGGAATAGATGATTCTGCAACAACAACTTCACCAACAACAGATTTCAATCTTCCTACGGATAAAAAAGCAGAAAAAGAAGCTGAAAAAGCTCGCAAAAAAAGAGAACGAGACGCTGAAAAAGCAAGAAATGATGCAGAAAAATCACGTGAAAAAGAAAAAGCAATTCGTGATAAATATTTCGAAGAATTAAAAAAAGATACTATAAAAAATCAAGAAGAAATCTTAAAAATTCAACGTGAATATGAAGATTTAGATTTGGCAAGTATTGAAGATAAATTTGAACGTGAGCGAGCAATTCTTAGCGTTGAACATCAACGTAAAATAGATGATTTACGTAAACAATTAATCGATGAAGAAACTTTAAAAACATTAGATAATCAAAAAGCTGCTGCAACTAAAAAAGGCGATACAGAATTGGTTAAAAGTATCGAAACTATGAAGCAGACGTATTTGATTAAAAATGAAGAAATCAATAATTTATTAACTCAACAACAATTAAAATATTCTGAAGAGTTGTTAAAAATTGGTAGAGATTATCAACTTTCTGAAATAGATCTTTTAATCAAATCTTCTAATGACAAAATAACAGAACAAAAGCGTTTACAAACAGCTGAATTAGCGACTATATCATCTGTAGAAGATGCCAAAGAAATTTTAAAACGTTCGCTAAACGACAAAGAATTAAAGAATATTAAAACGTGGCAAGATGCAAAAACAGCCTTAGATAAACAATATGAAGCTGAAACATTAGCGGCACAACAAAAATTCTTAGAAGAACAATTAAGTCAATTACAAGCAATTTCACAAGGAAGTACAGAAAAAGGTATTGATTTCAATTTACTTACTCCAGAACAACAAGAAGTTATTTCGCAACAAGTTGAAGATTTAAAAAATAAAATCAATGAATTAATCATTGCAAAAAATCAACTGAAAGGCGAACAAACAGATAAAGAAAATCCGAACGGTGATAAAAGTGAAGGTTTACAAAAAGCTTCTGGAGGAACTACAGATATTTTTGGAATGAATGCCAATGATTGGCAAACGTTATTTGATAACCTTGACGAAGGTAAATTAAAATTTGAAGATGTCGCAAATGTAATTGGCTTAATGGTTAATATGTATTCGCAATATGCTCAAATGGTTGCTGCATCTGAAAATAAATCATTACAAAAATTTGAAGAAAACAACAACAAACGAAAAGATTCCTTACAAAAACAATTAGATCAAGGTTATATTTCACAAGCAACTTATAATGCAGAAGTTCAGAAATTAGATGATGCATACAATAAGAGAAAAGCTGAAATAGAATATAAGCAAGCAAAACGCGAAAAACAAATGGCATTAGTTTCTGCGATTATGAATACAGCAGCAGCAGTAACAGAAGCTTTGCCAAACTGGGTTTTAGCTGGTATCGTTGGTGCTTTGGGAGCGATACAAGTTGGTATGATTTTAAAACAGCCATTACCATCAAAAGGTTTTGAAGATGGTTACATCAATATTCAACGCGAACAAGATGGTAAGAATTTCAGAGCCAAAAAAGGTGGTGTAGCAAAGTCTGGCTTAGTTTCAAAACCTACTCATTTCTTGGCTGGCGAACAAGGTCAGTTTTTCCCTGAGATGATTATTTCGGGACCACAATGGAAAGGATTTTCACCAGCTTTAAAAACAGCAGTGTTAAATGAAGTAAATGGAATCAAATCACCAGGATATGAAGGTGGAACAATGCCTGATATTGCGTCAATGCAAAATCCTGAAATCATTGCGTTATTGTCTGCAAATTTTGAATTGTTAAGTGATTTAAAAACCAATGGAATACAAGCTCATTTGGTGAACGATATGCGTTTTCAACAAAAAATGAGCGATGGAAATAAAAAATACCAACAATTCATTTCAAAAACTAAAATGTAA
- a CDS encoding site-specific integrase: MERNIKIQERFDSIGTDLARKKIRPMNYRFKLHNHIRKTDGKVKLNLFVTHSGKSETISIANILINPTKWNKKKQRLNSRTSEDAGINKALDQIEEKVLQIKNKYAGHNETLTAKKFVEEYVNFNANFDFLIFMDVQIQREKDMLKKSTYTYYYNVLQKLKRWRKVIYFKDVNDVFFEDYTRYCKSLGNHTNTISRNIRGIKKYLKKATKKGIKINIDLEDVKTKRLKSTRSDLSISEVRFLLNEYYKNKLPYPAQQSLGLFLFSCFTGLRWSELNEFNLNKIYKKYIVIFQEKTENPLRIPLTVEAEDLARSINWDRKIAYQSWLKYLKEAAKILEFNKRISFHIGRHTFATNYMRTNGNVMRLMLLLGHKEISTTQIYVHMTNMENDDHIHKLSNLYSVGSGQ; this comes from the coding sequence ATGGAACGAAACATAAAAATACAAGAACGATTTGATTCTATTGGAACGGATTTGGCACGAAAAAAAATCCGTCCAATGAATTATCGTTTTAAACTTCACAATCACATCAGAAAGACTGATGGAAAAGTTAAATTGAACTTATTCGTCACACATTCTGGAAAATCAGAAACAATTTCTATTGCTAACATTCTTATCAATCCTACTAAATGGAATAAGAAAAAACAGCGGCTTAATTCTCGTACATCGGAAGATGCTGGAATAAATAAGGCATTAGATCAAATTGAGGAAAAAGTATTGCAGATTAAAAATAAATATGCAGGACATAATGAAACTTTGACAGCTAAAAAATTTGTTGAAGAATATGTTAACTTTAATGCAAATTTTGATTTTCTTATTTTTATGGATGTACAAATTCAGCGGGAAAAAGATATGCTGAAAAAATCCACATATACCTATTATTACAATGTTCTGCAAAAATTAAAACGCTGGAGAAAAGTTATTTATTTCAAAGATGTAAATGATGTTTTCTTTGAAGATTATACGCGCTATTGTAAATCTTTAGGAAATCATACCAATACTATTTCAAGGAATATTCGTGGAATTAAAAAGTATTTAAAGAAAGCTACTAAAAAAGGTATTAAAATAAATATCGATTTAGAAGATGTAAAAACTAAACGTTTGAAAAGTACTCGAAGTGATTTAAGTATTTCGGAAGTTAGATTTTTATTGAACGAATATTATAAAAATAAGCTTCCTTATCCAGCACAACAAAGTTTAGGTTTATTTTTATTCAGTTGCTTTACAGGCTTGAGATGGTCCGAATTGAACGAATTTAATTTGAATAAAATCTATAAAAAATATATTGTTATTTTTCAAGAAAAAACAGAGAATCCATTGCGAATACCATTGACTGTTGAAGCCGAAGATTTAGCACGATCTATTAATTGGGATAGAAAAATTGCTTATCAAAGTTGGTTGAAGTATTTGAAAGAAGCTGCTAAAATATTAGAATTTAATAAAAGAATTTCTTTTCATATAGGGCGACATACTTTTGCGACAAATTATATGCGAACAAATGGTAATGTAATGCGATTGATGCTTTTATTAGGTCATAAAGAAATTTCAACAACTCAAATTTATGTACATATGACGAATATGGAAAATGATGATCATATACATAAATTATCAAATTTATATTCAGTAGGAAGTGGGCAATAA
- the xpt gene encoding xanthine phosphoribosyltransferase, producing MELLKERILKDGKSFEGGILKVDSFINHQMDPILMKAIASEFVQRFSDLKINKIITIEASGIAPSILVGLALELPVVFVKKSKPKTMQDFYSTQVYSFTKDRTYDVCVSNQYLNEDDNVIFIDDFLANGNAALGVKDLIKQSGANLLGMGFIIEKSFQEGRNRLIDQGIRVESLVRIDWLGENSIEFVEEKM from the coding sequence ATGGAACTTTTAAAAGAAAGAATTCTGAAGGATGGAAAAAGTTTCGAAGGTGGAATTTTAAAAGTAGATAGTTTTATCAATCATCAAATGGATCCTATTTTGATGAAAGCTATCGCTTCAGAATTTGTTCAACGTTTCTCTGATCTTAAAATTAACAAGATTATTACCATCGAAGCAAGTGGTATAGCACCTTCTATATTGGTTGGTTTAGCACTAGAATTACCTGTTGTTTTTGTGAAAAAATCCAAACCAAAAACAATGCAAGATTTTTATTCTACGCAAGTTTACTCTTTTACAAAAGACAGAACGTACGATGTATGTGTAAGTAATCAATATTTAAATGAAGACGATAATGTAATTTTTATCGATGATTTTTTAGCAAATGGAAATGCAGCATTAGGTGTAAAAGATTTAATCAAACAATCTGGAGCAAATCTTTTGGGAATGGGATTTATCATTGAAAAATCTTTTCAAGAAGGACGAAATCGATTAATAGATCAAGGAATTCGTGTTGAATCGTTGGTTAGAATTGATTGGTTAGGAGAAAACTCGATTGAATTTGTTGAAGAAAAAATGTAA
- the guaA gene encoding glutamine-hydrolyzing GMP synthase, which yields MTQGIIILDFGSQYNQLIARRIREFGVYTEIIPYNTSIEEIKKHNPKGIILSGGPSSVFGDEAALVEKELFELGVPVLGICYGMQLISHLLGGEVKKGEKGEYGKSELTVLAQNSLFTGVPEQSTVWMSHFDEVINAPIGFTVSGKSNIDIAAIANEERQIFAVQFHPEVTHSEYGSTMLENFVFNICQAEKNWVLKDFIETEIARIKEVVGDKKVILGLSGGVDSSVAAVLIHRAIGDQLTCIFVDTGLLRKDEGKKVMENYGKHFNMNIKMVDAADRFLSNLKGIEEPEAKRKSIGHDFIAVFDEESKKFDDASFLAQGTIYPDVIESQSVKGPSATIKSHHNVGGLPEDMKLQLLEPLRELFKDEVRKVGVELGIPRELVYRHPFPGPGLGIRVLGEVDEEKVRILQEADQIFIDELYAHNLYDEVSQAFVVLLPVKSVGVMGDERTYEYTAVVRSANTIDFMTATWSKLPYEFLEIVSNRIINEVKGINRVAYDISSKPPATIEWE from the coding sequence ATGACGCAAGGAATTATTATTTTAGATTTTGGCTCGCAATACAATCAATTAATCGCGCGCCGAATTCGAGAATTTGGAGTTTACACAGAAATTATTCCCTACAACACTTCAATCGAAGAAATCAAAAAACACAATCCAAAAGGAATTATTTTATCAGGAGGTCCTTCTTCAGTTTTTGGAGATGAAGCTGCTTTGGTAGAAAAAGAATTATTCGAATTAGGCGTTCCTGTATTAGGAATTTGCTATGGAATGCAATTGATTTCTCACTTATTAGGAGGTGAAGTTAAAAAAGGAGAAAAAGGAGAATATGGAAAGTCTGAATTAACTGTTTTAGCTCAAAACAGCTTATTTACAGGAGTTCCAGAACAATCTACAGTTTGGATGAGCCACTTTGACGAAGTCATAAATGCGCCAATTGGATTTACAGTTTCAGGAAAATCAAACATCGATATAGCAGCAATTGCTAATGAAGAACGTCAGATCTTTGCGGTACAATTTCACCCAGAAGTTACACATTCAGAATATGGTTCAACAATGTTAGAAAACTTTGTTTTCAATATTTGTCAGGCTGAAAAGAATTGGGTTTTAAAAGATTTTATCGAAACAGAAATTGCTCGTATAAAAGAAGTAGTTGGTGATAAAAAAGTGATTTTAGGTCTTTCGGGAGGAGTAGATTCTTCTGTAGCTGCGGTTTTAATTCATCGTGCAATTGGTGATCAATTAACTTGTATTTTTGTTGATACAGGTTTATTACGTAAGGATGAAGGGAAAAAAGTAATGGAAAATTATGGAAAACACTTCAACATGAACATCAAAATGGTAGATGCTGCGGATCGCTTTTTATCTAACTTGAAAGGAATTGAAGAACCAGAAGCCAAACGTAAATCGATTGGACACGATTTTATTGCCGTTTTTGATGAAGAATCGAAGAAATTTGATGATGCTTCTTTCTTAGCGCAAGGAACTATCTATCCTGATGTAATCGAATCACAATCTGTAAAAGGTCCTTCTGCAACGATTAAATCACACCACAATGTAGGTGGTTTACCAGAAGATATGAAACTTCAATTATTAGAACCATTACGCGAATTATTTAAAGATGAGGTGCGTAAAGTTGGAGTAGAATTAGGTATTCCTCGCGAATTAGTTTACCGTCATCCTTTCCCAGGACCAGGTTTAGGTATCCGTGTTTTAGGTGAAGTAGATGAAGAGAAAGTACGTATTTTACAAGAAGCTGATCAAATTTTTATTGATGAGCTTTATGCACATAATTTATACGACGAAGTTTCTCAAGCTTTCGTTGTATTATTGCCTGTGAAATCGGTTGGTGTAATGGGAGATGAGCGTACGTACGAATATACAGCAGTTGTTCGTTCAGCTAATACAATCGATTTTATGACAGCAACATGGTCAAAATTACCTTACGAATTCTTAGAAATCGTTTCGAATAGAATCATCAACGAGGTGAAAGGAATTAACCGTGTAGCCTACGATATCAGTTCAAAACCACCAGCAACTATTGAGTGGGAATAA